The genomic segment CAAGTGGAATCCCGGACTGGCCTGCTCTCGCTGACCTATAACATGCAGGCTGGCTctgaggggcggggcttcaatgcCACCTATCGCATCGCGGACTACTGCCTTCCGTGGGAGGGCCCCTGCAAGGGCTCCGAAGGGGGCTGCTTCACGCAGCTGCAGCGGTGTGACGGCCACTGGGACTGTGCGGAGACGGGGCTGgatgaggtggggtgtgggggctgCCCCGCCGGACAGTTCCCCTGCGGCCCCCTGGTGGTGCAGAGGGCGGGCGTCATGAGCCGGCCCGTGTGCTTCTCCATCCAGGACAGGTGCAACTACCAGCTGAACTGCGCCGATGGCAGCGATGAGCGGGACTGCACCGTGTGCCAGCCTGGGACATTCCACTGCGACAGCGAtcggtgtgtgtggttgtgtgtgtgtgtgtgtggtctggatAATTTGACATTTTGATTGTATATGATGGTGCattgaggaggtgtgtgtgtgtctgtgtgtctgtgtgtctgtgtgtctgtgtgtctgtgtgtgtgtgtgtgtgtgtgtgtgtgtgtgtgtgtgtgtgtgtgtgtgtgtgtgtgaaccatgTGGTGaccctgtgcaggtgtgtgtttgagagctgGCGCTGCGATGGACAGGTGGACTGCAAGGATGGCACTGATGAGCTGAACTGCACCATGACCCTGCCTCGAAAGGTCATCACCGCGGCAACAGTGGGGAGCCTGGTGTGTGGACTGCTGCTGGTCATTGCTATGGGCTGCACCTGCAAGCTGTACTCACTTCGCACTCGTGAATACAGGTGATCAAAATGTGTTTAAATTAGGCTTGTCCCGATCcaatatttggatcggatcggccgccgatatttgcaaaaaatgcgcatcggtatcggatcggctggcatgagaaaatgccgatccagactcctgatccagttttttttgttgttgttgaaagattcgggttttccagcgcacccatttagataattcATTCCAGTTTTTACTGTATttttgccagtgagagtaaagTCCGGTCCACATTTttcagcacacgagcgtagcatctccccaatttagctcagtggcatctcctaaccattaagacggacatgtaaatttgaagttatcggtaaaattgtcagttgtgtgggattatttgaCCTTGAAggacgacaaagacgaagaggtagagtgcaacatatgccacagtaaagtcaagcattgtggtaaagctgtaagaacttttaatacaaccaatctaatcaagcatttagcgaaataccaccataaacaacatgaagagtttctaaagaaaaccgaagacgaaaagaaaggtcctacacaactaacactggcagaaatgtTTGCGAAGCGTGACAAACTGCCACTTTTAAAAAATagaatttacaatattatttgcatttatggctttttaagccttggtttactgatgccatttctgtttgttatttattattttgtctattttgagtttattaattgctaaataaacagatcagtttctccttaccaaccattgtgtattattcaaacacacctaattcagctggctacttgttatcaacaGTAAAAGGCTTTTCagcatgagtttgacaacaaagtaagttggctaactttaatacatgctcggataggccggtatcggccgatatcggtatctgatcggaagtgcaaataaatataggtatcggatcggaagttcaaaaagctggattggGACATCCCTAGTTTAAATCTCATGTGTTCTTTATCTAATACACTTACCAAGAAAGTTCTAGATTGATGTGCCTTCTGTTTTACTGTACATTTTAACATCTCTCTTGGTATGATCTCTGTCCTTGGCCTTAGCTTGTTTGCGCCAATCAGCCGTCAAGAGGCGGAGCTTATCCAGCAACAGGCTCCACCTTCTTACGGTCAGCTGATTGCTCAGGGTGTTATTCCTCCAGTAGAAGACTTTCCCACTGAGAATCCAAATgaggtaaaataaaaaaaattgtattttCTCATTTTTGCCAATGTTCCgtacatattttaaataaataaaagtagaGAACAATAAATAGTCCATTAATCTTTTTCATATATGTCCCCTTTTACTGCTGGAATGTTCTTAACATTGTTCTTAACATTCAAGTTCAGTGGCTCAGGTTCAGGTTTCCCGGGGCATGATTGACATTCCTTTACACACAATGACTCCATTATTAGGACACATTGCATGCCGAGAGCACGAGTGTCCACAGTGAGGCTCAATAGGGTTTCAAGCTTAATTTTGATTAGTGTAGAGATAAACCATGGACAACAGTTTGCTTTCTGGTAGTAGAGTAAATGGTAAGTTGTTTGGTTATTGATATGTGTTATTCTGTATGTTTGATTCTGTATATTTGATTCCTCTTGACCCACAGcccacctctctttctctgagaGGACTGCTTCAGCTCATCAGACAGGACAACATCGCCTCCCCCCGGCGAAGACGCCGGCCCCGTTTCATCCGTCGAGCAATCCGACGTTTGCGGAGGTGGGGCCTAATTTCCCGACCCGCCTCTCGGCCCGCCCAGAGCACAAGTTCTACCTCACAGCAGACGGAGGATACTCCTCCTGGACAGGAGTCCGGTCACTCTGATGCCGGGGACGCCTCATTGGCCAGGGAACCTGCTAGTAATTTTTTGACTCAGAAAGTGGATTTGTCCCAACAGGCAGAGCAGGAACAGCGGGCGGaggcttctcctccacctccgtcAGCATCTCCTCCCTCCCAGCAGTCAGTCGCAGCCCCAGAGGCTCCACGGAGCTCCCCTGTGGCCACGCCCCCCAGGAGCCCCTCCAtggcctctctcttcctctctctcttcagacCCTCGTCTTCGCCCGGCGCTGTCTCggcctctccctctttctcttcctcttcgtCAGATGACGAGGTGCTGTTGATCCCTCTGTCTGAT from the Brachyhypopomus gauderio isolate BG-103 unplaced genomic scaffold, BGAUD_0.2 sc114, whole genome shotgun sequence genome contains:
- the LOC143497858 gene encoding low-density lipoprotein receptor-related protein 10-like, with the translated sequence MDAPNSISIFSLLVFTAHCSLGQAFSWEYCGKSTKVLQARQGEIYSSSVHGPPAPINCTWIITASVGERVILSFSEMNIVCGLGHIVWLTVTTLTDKPISICGYRHKPMELYGGNITVKHHFVPPFSSSGFRMSYIKGSGPCQPGEFECYSDRCLPASWRCNGQVECLGEGDELGLDEDGCDFDQLPHPADDPSPAPTGTVAGSIVETGRGPYWDGGLLVQSQGGACGGYLQAFYGSFVAPVPTGGPVECVWTVDPQDPRPLRLDLRMVELGSGDSLVITDQPGGAGNIIKTITCTSNYKAVQVESRTGLLSLTYNMQAGSEGRGFNATYRIADYCLPWEGPCKGSEGGCFTQLQRCDGHWDCAETGLDEVGCGGCPAGQFPCGPLVVQRAGVMSRPVCFSIQDRCNYQLNCADGSDERDCTVCQPGTFHCDSDRCVFESWRCDGQVDCKDGTDELNCTMTLPRKVITAATVGSLVCGLLLVIAMGCTCKLYSLRTREYSLFAPISRQEAELIQQQAPPSYGQLIAQGVIPPVEDFPTENPNEPTSLSLRGLLQLIRQDNIASPRRRRRPRFIRRAIRRLRRWGLISRPASRPAQSTSSTSQQTEDTPPGQESGHSDAGDASLAREPASNFLTQKVDLSQQAEQEQRAEASPPPPSASPPSQQSVAAPEAPRSSPVATPPRSPSMASLFLSLFRPSSSPGAVSASPSFSSSSSDDEVLLIPLSDDTTSEDDVPMLT